Part of the Vigna angularis cultivar LongXiaoDou No.4 chromosome 1, ASM1680809v1, whole genome shotgun sequence genome, aactttatttatttaatattctcTATTTATTTCAATccaattatatgtttaaatttacttcatatattttcaaattcgATCGATACGGTTTTATTCATTGGTCTTacttgaaaaagagaaaaaaaatacatttagcTTTTTGGAAGCGTGAAAGAGAAGGTATGGTCGGAAGTGAGAGAGTCAGCTATCTGATGGCAAACGAGTCTCATTCCTTTTCCCACTGCCAACTTTTTCCCAAGTGGAAGTGAATCCAATTTTCAACCAAAGGAGAAtcaatgataaattaaaattgtgatatattggaatattatcatattatttaggaaaatatttttttaataatttttttaacaacttttttacaattgTTTCGTGGTTATTTGTGATTgatctattttaaatatatgaaccaataaaataataatacataatttattattaaaaaattattaaaaaaagttattaaccgtccatatatttttttatagttggAGATATATggatctaataataataataatactactaATAAAATTGTAGCAATTCTAAAAAAACCCATGATTAAAACGTAAAAGATAACAAATCATACctaattgtttaagccacaaaaaaaaagatttataaaCAAAGAGACAAAGAGAAATATCAAATCAAGAAAACAGCACTTCTtaataaaacaccaattttgaAAGAGAGATAGCATATgccaatttaaaatttgaaaatcatcATACACTTTTCATTGGTATTTTAACAACTCGAAccgataaaaaaattgaaatactTTCAACTCCACATAaagttatgtttaaaatttacttaaaaacaCATCATTTAATGGTTAAAAACCAACTCTATAAAGATCATTTCTACACGAAAATATAGACCAAACGGATCCTGCGCAGTATAATTGCTCTGCCTTATATAGGCTGTTCGGCAAAAGGTACCTAATGTTTTAGGATTAGAAAACATGTAAACGTCGTATTCATATACAATGATACATCCATATCCAATGCATTgtcaaaaagaaatataatattaaaagaaaccAAACCCAGTACAAGAAAGATGTTGTTTGGGTAAATTTAGAAACTTTACCATTCAGCTGCACTACAGAGCTGGACCAAGTAAAAGGGTGTGGTCATTGTGGATATACAAGctacaagaaaaatattttaacaattttgttcgacaatttttttacaatatatgTTGTGATTGATTAcgaaccaataaaatagtgaataTAGTTTATTGtgaaaaacttattaaaaaaattattaacatataatagTTCTCATGTATAATTCATAACAGTGAAGCTCAGTAACGAAAGAGTTTTGATGAAGTCGGTGTGAACAAAACGTGACCTTGTCTCCTAAGTCATGCATATACATAGAATAATATTTGAAGTGCTGGGCCAAAATGATCTTCCACAGTTGGGTTAACAGTTCCAAATCATACTCTTTAAgaagttataattataaaactagAGGGTATATGGCAGacaattaaaataacttattgtCAAAAGTCCTCTTCATTCTCTTAATAATGAAATAGTAGCTAGCTAGTGGCATCTCTGCATCGGTTCAAATTCAATGAATGAAACCTTAGGTAATTTCCAAGTAATGGACTTTGCTTTCTTAGCAATTGAGAAGATAAGTTGATGGCCCTTAGTTGTCAGACATATTAATATATCGTTTTACTTAATTCAAGCAGAAAAAGCCCTGGCTTACTTTCAACTGCAACCCTGACATGTGCCTCACATATAACACAAAGCAAATATAATAATCTGAGTGATCGAAAACCctaattcatataaaaatgCTGCAAAAGTAGTCTCAGAAGCTAAGATGGTGACTAAGTCCTACAGTATGGTCATGGCACATGCAACAGTGGCCGGCCAACTTACAATAATAATTGGTTTGCAGCAGCCTTAGAAACAACGACAGTAACTGCATACCCATCTTTTGCTTCACTATTTGTTTCCTTGTCAATACAAAAAGGCTTTGAGTCACTCAAACTAGAAGTAACAACCTACGACCAATCAATCTAATTAACAAAAGGATTAATTATGAGTGTCTGTCTGTATGGTCAAAAACAGTGTTTACGTATATAAACAATAGTATACCGAACACTCCACACTTCATCCTATATAAACACAACAAGGTCTAACTTTGTTTATTGGAAAAGTTATGATGGATTTTGAGTATGAGAAGATGTCATTGGGCAAAATTCTTTCAAGGAGATCCTCTCTGGGGTGCTCCTCTCGTAACTCTTACTATAGGAGTGGGGAAGGGGTTCCATTCAAGTGGGAAATGCAACCAGGGGTTGCAAAGGAACGACCAAAAGATGATCTTCCTCCGCTGAGTCCCCCACCAGCACTTCTCAGCCTGGGGCTACCCAAACCATGCGTTCCAGACTCCAAATCTTCATCACCGTCAAGGCTAAGGTTTTGGAAGAAAAGGGTTAAGCAGGGAAAAAGCAAAATGTCATCCCAAGATTGTTTCCACGAAGAAGATGTTATCGGTTTGGACATGTTTGCAAGATTCGATTGCAGCTCCGATTCTGAGTCTGTGGCATCCTCGCGTGGCTCGAGTTTCTCTTCTTGGTCGTCTGTGTCATTCGTGAAGAGTCCTACTACGACTAATATGAAAGAAGTGTATGGAAAGCCTTTGAGCTTTGGTTGCTTCCCCATGCATGTTAGCAGAGTTTTTGTTTCTGTTGCAAGGCGTGATTGAAATGTGTAACACTGTGTATATGGAGTTAGTTCTGCTAATTCTGTTTACTTTAGCATGGTATATTCTCTCGCACACACTcacatgttttttcattttgtaaaaaGTTCCTCATCTAAGAATAATTTTATCTGATCAGAGCCTCTGGGGAAAGTCTAATGCAGCCACTTCAGCTGCTGTGACGAGGACATATACATTGTTATTCTTTACTTCATGACGATCATGTAAAAAATTCGCTCACTCTGGTTAGGAAAACTTGAAAGATAACTGGCTctagtttttcattttgattcaTGCACACAGAAGATTTgcattttttatgaaatatatagtGTAATTTTGTTACAAGAGATCActtttaagaaaatcaattttagaaaacCAATATACGAGATTTACGACTACTTTATGTATTGTAAATTTGTTTATCTATACTAAGTTTTAACACACATTTTCTGTTAATAGGTgtaacaaacaattttttttataaaagacttTAATCCATATCATTTTAAGATTTAagatatgaattttaaatctaatttaattttaaaaaaatggatttttaaAGATCATTCACATCAATAAGtctaaaaaaaataaccttTATTAAAATAGGTTTCGGATAACTGAGATAacatatttagaaaattaactttaaacctaacttaacTTTccaatatttacttttaaaaaaggATTTATTTTCACTTATATA contains:
- the LOC108322160 gene encoding uncharacterized protein LOC108322160 produces the protein MMDFEYEKMSLGKILSRRSSLGCSSRNSYYRSGEGVPFKWEMQPGVAKERPKDDLPPLSPPPALLSLGLPKPCVPDSKSSSPSRLRFWKKRVKQGKSKMSSQDCFHEEDVIGLDMFARFDCSSDSESVASSRGSSFSSWSSVSFVKSPTTTNMKEVYGKPLSFGCFPMHVSRVFVSVARRD